From a single Arthrobacter sp. SLBN-112 genomic region:
- the nth gene encoding endonuclease III — protein sequence MPVVSSESVLALKRRARRIHRALAEKYPYAHAELDFRNPFELLVATVLSAQTTDVTVNQVTKVLFARWPNARALAEADPTELETILRPTGFFRAKASNVRALCTRLVDDFDGEVPGRMEDLVTLPGVGRKTANVVLANAFGVPGISVDTHFARLAKRFGWTQSEDPVQIEQDVAELFERRDWTMLSHRVIFHGRRVCHARKPACGACPVATWCPSYGLGETDPVKAAKLLKYELAPGSEALLEQYLSEQHRAAEIRMASQTRAP from the coding sequence ATGCCCGTGGTCTCGTCCGAATCCGTCCTGGCGCTGAAGCGGCGGGCACGGCGCATCCACCGGGCCCTGGCCGAGAAGTATCCGTACGCCCATGCGGAACTGGACTTCCGCAACCCGTTCGAACTGCTGGTGGCCACCGTGTTGTCCGCCCAGACCACCGACGTCACGGTCAACCAGGTCACCAAGGTGCTGTTTGCGCGTTGGCCCAATGCCCGGGCCCTGGCTGAGGCGGACCCCACGGAGCTGGAAACTATCCTCAGGCCCACCGGGTTCTTCCGCGCCAAGGCGAGTAACGTCCGTGCGCTGTGTACGCGCCTGGTGGACGACTTTGATGGCGAAGTCCCGGGGCGGATGGAGGATCTGGTCACCTTGCCCGGAGTTGGCCGCAAGACCGCCAACGTGGTGCTCGCCAACGCCTTCGGCGTTCCGGGCATCTCCGTGGACACGCATTTCGCCCGGCTCGCGAAGCGGTTTGGCTGGACCCAGTCCGAGGACCCGGTGCAGATCGAACAGGACGTGGCGGAGCTGTTTGAGCGCAGGGACTGGACCATGCTGTCCCACCGCGTGATCTTCCACGGCCGCCGCGTCTGCCACGCCCGGAAGCCGGCCTGCGGGGCCTGTCCCGTGGCCACCTGGTGCCCCAGTTACGGGCTGGGGGAGACCGACCCCGTCAAAGCGGCCAAGCTCCTCAAGTATGAACTTGCTCCCGGCAGCGAGGCACTGCTGGAGCAGTACCTGTCGGAACAGCACCGGGCCGCGGAGATCCGGATGGCTTCCCAGACGAGGGCTCCGTGA
- a CDS encoding bifunctional 3'-5' exonuclease/DNA polymerase → MYLLLAAHPHGAALQELTQAGHAQPANPEPRTVALTDLAAVVRDLEVRRPGGQPPRWIWHRTQDWYPALLASGVEVERCYDLTLCGNILAFSQFSAHTDYARNTDRAPVEDPVLPPKALQPPRPPADQGALFDNPAAAPSSGWTLEELRAEYAAQQAALAGVGTAENRRNRLQLLLAAESAAAIVAAEMQHAGVPWREDLHEQILASHLGPRPPVSQRPVKLEALAAELRTLLNSPGLNPDSPQDLMRALHRNGIEVKSTRKWELRESSHPAIEPLLEYKKLSRLHTANGWAWLDAWVDGGRFRPEYVVGGVVSGRWASRGGGALQIPRQVRGAVHADPGHKLIVADASQLEPRVLAALAQDSSMAEAARDQDLYAGIAAKGFGGDRAKAKMALLGAMYGATSGEAGRLMPQLARIYPRAVDFVERAARTGEAGGTVTTRLGRSSPPPSGQWFLSQRSATAEEQRRAESIARSRGRFTRNFVVQGSAADWAACWLAELRRRLRALRTAGTGGSGGGVRAELAFFLHDEVMVHAPAEGVGACIAAIEESAKAAKELLFGPIPVEFPVSMAVVDSYDLAK, encoded by the coding sequence ATGTACCTGCTGCTCGCCGCCCACCCCCATGGCGCGGCGCTCCAGGAACTGACCCAGGCGGGCCACGCCCAGCCGGCCAACCCTGAACCCCGCACCGTGGCACTCACCGACCTTGCCGCCGTCGTGCGCGATCTGGAAGTCCGGCGCCCCGGCGGCCAGCCGCCCCGCTGGATCTGGCACCGGACCCAGGACTGGTACCCCGCGCTGCTCGCGTCCGGGGTGGAGGTGGAACGCTGCTATGACCTCACCCTTTGCGGCAACATCCTGGCCTTCTCCCAGTTCAGCGCCCACACTGACTATGCCCGGAACACGGACAGGGCACCGGTGGAGGATCCGGTGCTTCCGCCAAAGGCGCTGCAGCCACCACGTCCCCCAGCGGACCAGGGCGCACTGTTCGACAACCCCGCAGCGGCACCGTCATCCGGCTGGACGCTTGAGGAGCTCCGGGCTGAATACGCGGCCCAGCAGGCTGCGCTGGCTGGCGTGGGCACGGCGGAAAACCGTCGGAACAGACTCCAGCTGCTGCTCGCGGCGGAATCCGCGGCCGCCATCGTGGCCGCGGAAATGCAGCATGCCGGCGTCCCATGGCGCGAGGACCTGCACGAACAGATCCTGGCCAGCCACCTGGGTCCCCGCCCGCCCGTAAGCCAACGCCCGGTAAAGCTGGAGGCGCTGGCTGCGGAGCTGCGCACCCTGCTCAACTCACCCGGGCTGAACCCGGATTCCCCGCAGGACCTGATGCGTGCCCTGCACCGCAACGGGATCGAGGTCAAAAGCACCCGGAAGTGGGAGCTGAGGGAGTCCAGCCATCCGGCCATCGAGCCGCTGCTGGAGTACAAGAAGCTTTCCCGCCTCCATACCGCGAACGGCTGGGCCTGGCTGGATGCGTGGGTGGACGGCGGGAGGTTCCGCCCGGAATACGTGGTGGGCGGCGTGGTGTCGGGGCGCTGGGCGTCCCGGGGTGGCGGCGCGCTGCAGATCCCCCGCCAGGTCCGCGGCGCGGTGCACGCAGACCCTGGCCACAAGCTCATCGTTGCGGATGCCTCGCAGCTGGAACCGCGCGTCCTGGCGGCCCTCGCGCAGGACTCGTCCATGGCTGAGGCGGCGCGGGACCAGGACCTGTATGCCGGGATTGCCGCCAAGGGCTTTGGCGGGGACCGCGCCAAGGCGAAGATGGCCCTGCTGGGGGCCATGTACGGGGCCACGTCCGGCGAGGCGGGGCGTCTGATGCCGCAGCTGGCACGCATCTATCCGCGCGCCGTGGACTTTGTGGAACGCGCGGCACGGACCGGTGAGGCGGGCGGGACGGTGACCACCAGGCTGGGCCGCAGCAGCCCTCCGCCGTCCGGGCAGTGGTTCCTGAGCCAGCGCTCGGCCACGGCGGAGGAGCAGCGGCGGGCAGAGTCGATCGCCCGGTCCCGCGGGCGCTTCACCCGGAACTTCGTGGTCCAGGGCTCGGCAGCGGACTGGGCGGCCTGCTGGCTTGCAGAATTACGACGGCGGCTGCGCGCCTTGCGGACGGCAGGAACCGGTGGCAGCGGCGGGGGTGTGCGGGCCGAGCTTGCCTTCTTCCTGCATGACGAGGTGATGGTGCATGCGCCGGCGGAGGGCGTCGGGGCCTGCATTGCGGCCATCGAGGAATCAGCGAAGGCTGCGAAGGAGTTGCTGTTCGGCCCCATCCCTGTGGAGTTCCCGGTGAGCATGGCCGTCGTCGACTCCTACGACCTCGCTAAATAG
- a CDS encoding NUDIX hydrolase — protein MSAREDLARLVRRAESGTAGPPDPRWAALTVDAERARRAAVLMLFGVLDDVPAASGKPLAPADLDVLLLERAHTLGSHPGQVAFPGGSIDRGETPVAAALREAEEETGLDAGGVEVLGTLQDLGLAHSNFLVTPVLGWWHSPSPVRVVDYGESAQVFRVPVRDLLDPDNRVMATVHRAGRTFDSPAFTVNGVVVWGFTGIVLSGLFDQLGWSVPWDRTRLHPIGV, from the coding sequence GTGAGCGCACGCGAAGACCTGGCCCGGCTGGTCCGGCGGGCGGAATCCGGAACGGCCGGGCCGCCTGATCCGCGCTGGGCCGCGCTGACCGTGGACGCCGAGCGTGCCCGCAGGGCCGCTGTCCTGATGCTCTTCGGCGTGCTTGATGATGTCCCGGCGGCGTCGGGAAAGCCGCTGGCGCCGGCGGACCTGGACGTCCTGCTCCTGGAGCGCGCCCACACCCTGGGCTCGCATCCCGGGCAAGTGGCGTTCCCGGGCGGCAGCATCGACCGGGGCGAAACGCCGGTGGCGGCTGCGCTGCGGGAAGCAGAGGAGGAAACCGGGCTGGACGCAGGAGGGGTGGAAGTCCTGGGCACGCTCCAGGACCTGGGCCTGGCCCACAGCAACTTCCTGGTGACGCCCGTGCTCGGGTGGTGGCATTCGCCGTCGCCGGTCCGGGTGGTGGACTACGGCGAATCCGCCCAGGTGTTCCGCGTCCCGGTCAGGGACCTCCTGGACCCGGACAACAGGGTCATGGCCACCGTCCACCGGGCGGGCCGCACGTTCGACAGCCCTGCCTTCACCGTCAACGGCGTGGTGGTGTGGGGATTTACCGGCATCGTGCTGAGCGGCCTCTTCGACCAGCTCGGCTGGTCCGTCCCGTGGGACCGCACCAGGCTGCACCCGATAGGGGTCTAG
- a CDS encoding DeoR/GlpR family DNA-binding transcription regulator — MLAAARHQAIVDAVQRERVVRVSDLAAQLGVSLMTVRRDIEQLEEGGKLERIHGGAKLPGDASAHEPGFELKSTQLTAEKRAIAVEAAALVHEGMAVGLSAGTTTWALAKELAGGPRITVVTNSVRIADLFHHAASSGSALYASTVILVGGERTPSDALVGPIATGALKQLHLDVLFLGVHGMDADAGFTTPNLLEAETDRAFVAASRKTVVLADHTKWGMLGISSIAALDDVDEVISDAGLSEEARRILQERAKLRIASA; from the coding sequence ATGCTTGCAGCTGCCCGCCACCAGGCCATTGTGGATGCTGTTCAACGCGAGCGGGTGGTGCGGGTGTCGGACCTGGCCGCGCAGCTGGGTGTCTCGCTGATGACGGTGCGGCGGGATATTGAGCAGCTTGAAGAGGGCGGGAAACTGGAACGCATCCACGGCGGTGCGAAACTTCCCGGGGATGCCAGTGCCCATGAGCCCGGTTTCGAGCTGAAGTCCACGCAGCTGACGGCGGAGAAGCGGGCCATCGCCGTGGAGGCGGCGGCCCTGGTCCACGAGGGCATGGCGGTTGGTCTGAGCGCAGGCACCACCACGTGGGCTCTGGCCAAGGAATTGGCCGGAGGGCCGCGGATCACGGTGGTGACCAACTCGGTCAGGATCGCGGACCTCTTCCACCACGCTGCCTCGTCGGGATCAGCCCTCTACGCCTCAACGGTGATCCTGGTGGGCGGCGAGCGCACGCCTTCGGACGCCTTGGTGGGGCCAATCGCCACGGGCGCCCTCAAGCAGCTGCACCTTGATGTCCTGTTCCTGGGCGTCCACGGAATGGATGCCGACGCCGGGTTCACCACACCCAACCTGCTCGAGGCCGAAACCGACCGGGCCTTCGTGGCAGCCTCCCGAAAGACTGTGGTGCTGGCCGACCACACCAAGTGGGGAATGCTGGGCATCAGTTCCATCGCCGCCCTGGATGACGTGGATGAGGTCATCAGCGACGCCGGACTCAGCGAGGAGGCCCGGCGGATCCTGCAGGAGCGGGCCAAGCTGCGTATCGCCTCTGCCTAG
- the ssd gene encoding septum site-determining protein Ssd, whose product MSRHQLNASLSGPGQAPGSSWRPTDGVSSSAAWLPGDAKPDDSLPGGSGEVLLVTSSGVLRAEVERIVAAAGAHLRVVPDAVEAGRYWEAASAVLVGSDVRELPPRRHTPAVMVGLDGEGDSLWHLAAALGAERVAVLPDAAAWLADHLSRSRSPGPGALVLGITGGCGGAGATTAAIWIAQAAAGLGVRVLLVDGDPWGGGLELALAAEENPGLRWPDLAEARGSIDPLQLSDSLPVAGGFSFLSWPATREQPLPVAAAAAAGVLDAARRGYELVLLDVGRGAEPLHTVAWDCDRILMVVPAQLKAAVAAVRLLQELPPVEAALLVRGRPGSALDSALIADAVGLPVQGRIPELRAVAGAMESGRLLDLGKRRNIRSFAASVLDWLGEDLTVGDMA is encoded by the coding sequence ATGAGCAGGCACCAGCTGAACGCATCCCTATCCGGACCGGGACAGGCCCCCGGCTCTTCCTGGCGGCCAACGGACGGGGTGTCATCGAGCGCGGCCTGGCTGCCGGGCGACGCAAAACCTGATGATTCCTTGCCTGGCGGTTCGGGCGAGGTGCTGTTGGTGACCTCCTCCGGCGTCCTCCGGGCCGAAGTCGAGCGTATTGTGGCAGCCGCCGGTGCGCACCTGCGCGTTGTGCCCGATGCCGTGGAGGCTGGACGTTATTGGGAAGCGGCGTCCGCCGTCCTGGTGGGCAGCGACGTGCGCGAACTGCCGCCGCGGCGGCACACACCTGCGGTCATGGTGGGCCTCGATGGTGAGGGGGACAGCCTTTGGCACCTCGCGGCTGCCTTGGGGGCGGAACGTGTTGCCGTGCTGCCGGATGCTGCTGCCTGGCTGGCCGACCACCTGAGTAGGTCGCGGTCGCCGGGCCCGGGCGCTCTGGTCCTTGGCATCACGGGCGGTTGCGGCGGAGCCGGGGCCACCACTGCCGCCATCTGGATAGCGCAGGCGGCAGCAGGGCTGGGGGTGCGGGTCCTGCTCGTTGATGGCGACCCATGGGGAGGGGGCCTGGAGCTGGCACTGGCCGCCGAGGAAAACCCCGGGCTCCGATGGCCGGACCTCGCTGAGGCCAGGGGAAGCATCGACCCCCTCCAGCTCTCGGATTCCCTGCCGGTCGCGGGAGGCTTTTCCTTCCTGTCCTGGCCTGCCACGCGGGAGCAACCCCTTCCTGTCGCCGCCGCCGCAGCAGCCGGTGTGCTTGACGCTGCCCGCCGTGGCTATGAACTGGTCCTGCTCGACGTGGGAAGGGGTGCAGAGCCGCTCCATACGGTGGCGTGGGACTGCGACCGGATCCTGATGGTGGTGCCCGCACAGCTGAAGGCGGCAGTGGCGGCGGTGCGCCTGCTCCAGGAGCTTCCGCCGGTGGAGGCGGCCCTGCTGGTCCGGGGCCGGCCCGGCTCTGCCCTGGACAGTGCCCTGATCGCTGATGCAGTAGGGCTGCCGGTGCAGGGCCGGATACCTGAACTGCGCGCCGTTGCGGGAGCCATGGAATCTGGGCGCCTGCTGGACCTGGGGAAGCGCCGGAATATCCGGAGCTTTGCTGCCTCTGTGCTTGATTGGCTTGGCGAGGACCTGACGGTGGGAGACATGGCATGA
- a CDS encoding beta-galactosidase has protein sequence MSPNRTPVAQLSGNGQLIYGCDYNPEQWDRSVWQEDVRLMKEAGVNLVAVNIFGWAELEPSPGRYSFERLDEVLDLLHANGIGANLGTGTSSTPAWLTKMHPEILPESAAGVLAWPGGRQAWCPSSPRYREHALRLVTEVVQRYGSHPATRLWHVSNELGCHNALCYCDVSAAAFRRWLVVRYGTLEALNSAWGTTFWSQRYSAWEQILPPRATVSTNNPTQVLDFHRFSSDELLGYYQAEADLLRKYSSVPVTTNFMVAAHIRNQDYWSWAPHMDVIANDHYLDHRLDDPKVELAFAADTTRGLAQGQPWLLMEHSTSAVNWQPRNIAKTPGEMLRNSLTHLARGADGLCFFQWRASVQGSEKFHSAMLPHAGTDSRIWREVKELGHILENLAEVAGTTVKAEAALVFSWEAWWAYDQESHPSSDVRYLDQVHSLYKALWESGITVDVVAPGSDLSGYKAAFVPGLYLVRHQESAALADFVSNGGHAVVTFFSGIVDENDKVLTGGYPGAFRDLLGVRSEEFLPMPPGQLLPLDTGGTASLWAEALRLEGAEAKASFTEGHLAGTPAVTRNRHGAGNAWYIGTVLDPQSLREVVAGAAAEAGVAAQATTAGLEVVTRSAAGRTYTFLINHSDEEHKHPGHGYELIVGEEVSTAVVIPAGTVRVVRSSTSAPQTTGRITGLKEDESD, from the coding sequence TTGAGCCCCAACAGAACCCCAGTAGCCCAGCTGTCCGGGAATGGACAGCTTATATACGGCTGTGATTACAACCCCGAACAGTGGGACCGCTCCGTGTGGCAGGAAGACGTCCGCCTCATGAAAGAGGCGGGGGTGAACCTCGTTGCAGTAAACATCTTCGGCTGGGCTGAGCTGGAGCCCTCCCCCGGCCGCTACTCCTTTGAACGCCTGGACGAAGTGCTTGACCTGCTTCACGCCAACGGCATCGGAGCCAACCTGGGCACCGGGACCTCCTCTACCCCTGCCTGGCTGACGAAGATGCATCCGGAAATCCTCCCGGAATCTGCAGCGGGCGTCCTGGCGTGGCCTGGAGGGAGGCAAGCATGGTGCCCCAGTTCGCCCCGATACCGCGAGCATGCCCTCCGGCTTGTCACCGAAGTAGTCCAGCGCTACGGCTCGCACCCGGCAACCCGGCTGTGGCATGTATCAAACGAATTGGGCTGCCATAACGCCCTCTGCTACTGCGACGTCTCCGCCGCCGCGTTCCGCCGCTGGCTGGTTGTCCGTTACGGCACCCTGGAGGCACTCAACAGCGCCTGGGGCACCACCTTCTGGTCGCAGCGCTACTCTGCGTGGGAGCAAATCCTGCCGCCGAGAGCCACCGTGTCCACCAACAACCCCACCCAGGTACTGGATTTTCACCGCTTCAGCTCCGACGAACTGCTCGGCTACTACCAGGCCGAGGCGGACCTGCTGAGGAAGTACAGCAGCGTCCCTGTCACCACCAATTTCATGGTCGCTGCCCACATCCGCAACCAGGACTACTGGTCCTGGGCACCGCACATGGACGTCATCGCCAACGACCACTACCTCGACCACCGGCTTGACGACCCCAAAGTCGAGCTCGCCTTTGCCGCCGACACCACCCGTGGACTTGCCCAGGGGCAGCCGTGGCTGCTGATGGAGCATTCCACCTCAGCAGTGAACTGGCAGCCCCGCAACATCGCCAAGACCCCCGGCGAAATGCTCCGCAACTCCCTGACCCACCTGGCCCGCGGAGCGGACGGGCTCTGCTTCTTCCAGTGGCGGGCTTCGGTGCAAGGCAGTGAGAAGTTCCACTCGGCGATGCTCCCCCACGCCGGAACAGACTCGCGCATCTGGCGGGAAGTCAAGGAGCTCGGCCACATCCTCGAGAACCTCGCGGAGGTAGCCGGCACCACCGTGAAGGCCGAAGCCGCATTGGTTTTCAGTTGGGAAGCATGGTGGGCCTACGACCAGGAGTCGCACCCGTCCTCAGACGTGCGGTACCTGGACCAGGTGCATTCCCTCTACAAAGCGCTCTGGGAAAGCGGCATCACAGTGGACGTCGTGGCACCGGGTTCCGATCTCTCCGGCTACAAGGCGGCGTTCGTTCCGGGGCTTTACCTCGTCCGGCACCAGGAGTCCGCAGCCCTGGCAGACTTCGTGAGCAACGGAGGCCATGCCGTTGTCACCTTCTTCAGCGGCATTGTCGACGAGAACGACAAAGTACTGACCGGCGGCTACCCGGGTGCGTTCCGGGACCTGCTCGGCGTCCGCTCCGAGGAATTCCTCCCCATGCCGCCCGGGCAGCTCCTGCCGCTGGATACCGGGGGCACGGCCTCCCTGTGGGCTGAGGCCCTGCGCTTGGAGGGCGCGGAAGCGAAGGCGTCTTTCACCGAAGGCCACCTCGCCGGAACGCCCGCAGTCACCCGCAACCGGCACGGCGCCGGAAACGCCTGGTACATCGGAACCGTGCTCGATCCCCAATCCCTCCGCGAGGTTGTGGCCGGAGCCGCCGCTGAAGCCGGTGTCGCTGCGCAGGCAACCACCGCAGGCCTGGAAGTCGTCACCAGGTCAGCTGCGGGGCGCACTTACACCTTCCTGATCAATCACTCCGACGAAGAGCACAAACACCCAGGGCACGGCTACGAACTCATCGTGGGGGAAGAAGTCTCCACCGCCGTCGTCATTCCTGCCGGCACCGTACGCGTTGTCCGCAGCTCCACCTCAGCACCCCAAACCACTGGCCGCATCACCGGCCTTAAGGAAGATGAAAGTGACTAG
- the acs gene encoding acetate--CoA ligase, which yields MSQDTPSSTATVPSASAQPAGQEGHQGDAFENLLNETRAFPPSPEFAADAVVTAAEYDEANADRPAFWAKKARELLTWSKDFTQALDWSDPPFAKWFVGGEINAAYNALDRHVEAGKGDRVAIYFEGEPGDTRTYTYAQLTEEVKKAANAFESLGVAKGDRVAVYLPMIPEAVITLLACARIGAVHSVVFGGFSADALRSRIDDAEAKLVVTADGTYRRGKPSPLKPAVDDALAHDGHTVQNVVVVKRNGQDVDWKEGRDHWWADTVEAASPEHTAVGHDSEHPLYILYTSGTTGKPKGILHTTGGYLTQTAYTHRAVFDLHPETDVYWCTADVGWVTGHSYVAYAPLINGATQVMYEGTPDSPHQGRWWEIVEKYKVSILYTAPTAIRTFMKWGAEIPAKYDLSSLRVLGSVGEPINPEAWMWYRKVIGGDKAPIVDTWWQTETGAQMIAPLPGVTATKPGSAQVPLPGIAVDVVDEMGESVPNGHGGFLVIREPWPAMLRGIWGDPQRFKDTYWSRFENMYFAGDGAKKDEDGDIWLLGRVDDVMNVSGHRLSTTEIESALVSHPAVAEAAVVGATDETTGQAVVAFVILRGDAVNNGDTTVQELRNHVGKEIGPIAKPKNILVVPELPKTRSGKIMRRLLKDVAEGRDPGDATTLSDPTIMQQIAQSLRK from the coding sequence ATGTCCCAGGACACCCCCAGCTCCACGGCCACCGTTCCGTCCGCTTCGGCCCAGCCGGCAGGACAGGAAGGCCACCAGGGCGACGCCTTCGAGAACCTGCTCAACGAGACCCGGGCTTTCCCGCCCTCCCCTGAATTCGCTGCCGACGCCGTAGTCACCGCAGCCGAGTACGACGAGGCGAATGCTGACCGGCCGGCGTTCTGGGCCAAGAAGGCACGGGAACTGCTGACCTGGAGCAAGGACTTCACGCAGGCCCTGGACTGGTCGGACCCGCCGTTCGCCAAGTGGTTCGTGGGAGGTGAGATCAACGCTGCCTACAACGCCCTGGACCGCCATGTCGAGGCCGGCAAAGGCGACCGCGTGGCCATTTACTTCGAGGGCGAGCCGGGCGACACCCGCACTTACACTTACGCCCAACTGACCGAAGAAGTGAAGAAGGCAGCCAACGCTTTCGAGTCCCTGGGCGTGGCCAAGGGTGACCGGGTTGCCGTATACCTGCCCATGATCCCGGAAGCTGTCATCACCTTGCTGGCCTGCGCACGGATCGGCGCGGTCCACTCCGTAGTCTTCGGTGGGTTCTCCGCCGACGCACTCCGGTCGCGGATCGACGACGCCGAGGCCAAGCTCGTTGTCACTGCCGACGGTACATACCGCCGCGGCAAGCCCAGCCCGCTGAAGCCGGCCGTTGACGACGCCCTGGCCCACGACGGCCACACGGTGCAGAACGTGGTGGTGGTCAAGCGCAACGGCCAGGACGTGGACTGGAAGGAAGGCCGTGACCACTGGTGGGCGGACACGGTGGAAGCCGCCTCCCCCGAGCACACTGCCGTGGGCCACGATTCGGAGCACCCCCTGTACATCCTGTACACCTCGGGCACCACCGGGAAGCCCAAGGGCATCCTGCACACCACCGGCGGCTACCTCACCCAGACCGCCTACACCCACAGGGCTGTCTTTGACCTGCATCCGGAAACGGACGTCTACTGGTGCACGGCCGACGTCGGCTGGGTCACCGGCCATTCCTACGTCGCCTACGCGCCGCTCATCAACGGGGCCACGCAGGTGATGTACGAAGGCACCCCGGACTCCCCGCACCAGGGCCGCTGGTGGGAGATCGTGGAAAAGTACAAGGTCTCCATCCTCTACACCGCCCCCACCGCCATTCGCACCTTCATGAAGTGGGGCGCGGAGATCCCGGCGAAGTACGACCTCTCCTCCCTGCGGGTACTGGGTTCGGTGGGCGAGCCCATCAATCCCGAGGCATGGATGTGGTACCGCAAGGTGATCGGCGGCGACAAGGCACCCATCGTGGACACTTGGTGGCAGACCGAAACGGGCGCACAGATGATCGCCCCGCTCCCCGGCGTCACCGCCACCAAGCCTGGCTCGGCGCAGGTTCCGCTGCCCGGCATCGCGGTGGACGTCGTGGATGAGATGGGCGAATCGGTCCCCAACGGCCACGGCGGCTTCCTGGTCATCCGTGAACCCTGGCCGGCCATGCTGCGCGGCATCTGGGGGGACCCGCAGCGGTTCAAGGACACTTACTGGTCCCGCTTCGAGAACATGTACTTCGCCGGTGACGGTGCCAAGAAGGACGAAGACGGCGACATCTGGCTGCTGGGCCGCGTGGACGACGTCATGAACGTCTCCGGGCACCGGCTCTCCACCACCGAAATCGAATCCGCACTGGTCTCCCACCCTGCCGTGGCGGAGGCCGCCGTGGTGGGCGCCACGGACGAAACCACCGGGCAGGCCGTGGTGGCGTTCGTCATCCTCCGCGGTGATGCGGTGAACAACGGTGACACCACCGTCCAGGAACTGCGCAACCACGTGGGCAAGGAGATTGGGCCCATCGCCAAGCCCAAGAACATCCTTGTGGTGCCGGAGCTGCCCAAGACCCGCTCCGGCAAGATCATGCGCCGCCTCCTCAAGGACGTGGCCGAGGGCCGCGACCCCGGCGACGCCACCACGCTCTCCGATCCCACCATCATGCAGCAGATCGCCCAGTCGCTGCGGAAATAG
- a CDS encoding LacI family DNA-binding transcriptional regulator: MSLTRTRARRATINDVADAAGLSRGTVSRVMNGERYVSDEAKQAVEEAIARVGYVRNNAARNLVTQESRAIGLIIHEPHSLLFEDPNIGSILLGANEVLSKADYQLVSLIIDSDRDSRRVADYLRGGLVDGAVIISARASDPIAAAIAEIGLPAAFVGHPEGTPELPYAAIDNVEAARNITGRLLETGRKRVGMIASALDRDSGKDRLAGFQAAMGRRFDQQLVVEYPLYTYAAGFEGMQELLRRVPEIDGVFAASDAVAAGAMTALQEAGRRVPEDVGIVGFDDSSWALRCRPQLSTVRQPADLLGSTAAELVLAQLQGLPGTPRVLQTTVMWRGSA; encoded by the coding sequence ATGTCGCTGACACGCACCCGTGCCCGCCGCGCAACCATCAATGATGTCGCGGACGCTGCCGGGCTTTCCAGGGGGACCGTTTCACGCGTCATGAACGGGGAAAGATACGTCTCCGACGAGGCCAAACAAGCCGTAGAAGAAGCGATCGCCCGGGTAGGGTACGTTCGCAACAACGCGGCGCGGAACCTGGTCACGCAGGAGTCCCGGGCCATTGGGCTGATCATCCACGAACCCCACTCGCTTTTGTTCGAGGATCCCAACATCGGTTCCATCCTGCTCGGGGCCAATGAAGTGCTGTCCAAGGCTGATTACCAGTTGGTTTCGTTGATCATCGATTCAGACCGTGACAGCCGCAGGGTTGCGGACTACCTGCGCGGCGGTCTTGTTGATGGTGCCGTCATCATCTCTGCCCGCGCCTCCGACCCCATCGCGGCAGCCATCGCGGAGATCGGTCTGCCGGCCGCGTTTGTGGGTCATCCTGAAGGAACCCCGGAGCTGCCCTACGCCGCCATTGACAATGTGGAGGCAGCGCGGAACATCACCGGCAGGCTGCTGGAGACAGGGCGTAAACGCGTCGGCATGATTGCCAGTGCGCTGGACCGTGACTCCGGAAAGGATCGCCTGGCCGGTTTCCAGGCCGCCATGGGCCGTCGCTTTGATCAGCAGTTGGTGGTGGAGTATCCGCTGTATACCTACGCCGCCGGTTTCGAGGGAATGCAGGAACTGCTCCGCAGGGTTCCGGAGATCGACGGTGTATTTGCAGCCTCCGACGCCGTTGCGGCCGGAGCGATGACGGCGCTCCAGGAGGCGGGGCGGCGTGTGCCGGAAGACGTGGGGATTGTCGGATTCGACGACAGCAGCTGGGCGCTTCGGTGCCGGCCCCAGCTTTCCACCGTGCGCCAGCCGGCCGATCTGCTGGGAAGCACAGCCGCTGAACTGGTCCTGGCGCAGCTCCAGGGGCTTCCGGGCACGCCGCGCGTCCTGCAGACGACCGTCATGTGGCGCGGCTCCGCCTGA
- a CDS encoding YegP family protein, whose translation MAGRFEIHRAGDESYRLRLTDAEGNIVAVSPTFKSLSMLRDGIKAMRENAATGIVVDLRQQQA comes from the coding sequence ATGGCGGGAAGATTTGAAATACACCGTGCAGGCGACGAGTCGTACCGGTTGAGGCTCACCGACGCCGAGGGCAACATCGTTGCGGTGTCCCCAACCTTCAAATCCCTCAGCATGCTCCGCGACGGGATCAAGGCCATGCGCGAGAATGCCGCCACCGGAATCGTGGTGGATTTGCGCCAGCAGCAGGCCTGA